The Candidatus Krumholzibacteriota bacterium sequence ATGACCGTCCTCCTTCTCCGACGCAAGGCGCCAGTAGCAGACCGCGGCACGGTATATTCCGCAAATCCAATTCCGGAGTGATGTTAGCGCGGCATGTGCCCCATTTACGCCCGTAAAGGCACGGCGTATGCTATTTACTACAGCAGCGACGCTTCAGTGACGAAGCCGAGGATGACACCGGAACAGACACGCCAAACCGATACTGGGGGTGGTCACATGCTGCCGATCACAATCCTGCTCATAATCGACTTGCTGTGGTGGCTGCGGTGATCGTGGGGTAGCTCTCCGAGAGAGATGAATGTTCCCGTCCGGTCGGCGACGATCCGGCGGGAATATTCATATGCGCACCGGTCGCCCCGCAGAGCCCCGACTGCACATCGTTGTTTGTCCTGCCATCTTTGATATCTAATCGAATATATCAAGCAACATGTTCAACCGCTTGTATCATATACTGATACAAAGTGATAATGAACTGTATTTTTTTCTTGACATGCACAATTGAAGGTATATACTCGGTATCAAAACGAGGCAACGGTCGACTACGCGGTCGTGATCCGTCTGCTCTCAAGCCAATCTCAGAAGCGAAGCGATCTTGCTGCTCAGGCCTCTGAAGAGTGGTTCGGACACGTCACGCAGTGTAGTTCCGGCGTCTCGTTTTTTTCTAGGAAAAAGGGAATCGACCCCGTTCACGCGGAGCCGATTCCCTTTTCTGTATCTGGCGCCCCCGGCATGACTCGAACATGCGACACCCGGTTTAGGAAACCGGTGCTCTATCCACCTGAGCTACGGGGGCGTGTATCCGCGACGCCTGCGCCCGCCGCGTTCGTCGTCGGGGCCTGCTGCGGGCTCCCGGAATATTACGCGCCGAGAGGTTCCATGGCAAACGAAATGTGCCGACGACGCCTAGTCGGAGAGGATCGAGAAGACGGGACGATCCCCGAGGCGGGCGCGTCCGCCGAGCTCGGCCAGTTCCACGACGAAGGCGATCTCGACGATCCGTCCCCCCTGCCCCTCTATCAGCTCGACGGCGGCAGCCGCGCTGCCGCCGGTCGCCAGGAGGTCGTCGACGAGGAGGATGCGATCGCCTGCGGACACGGCATCGGCATGCATCTCGATCGTCGCTTCGCCGTACTCGAGGGCGTAGCTCCTGGACACCGTCGTCGCCGGTAACTTTCCCGGCTTGCGGAGCAGAACGAGGCCCGTCCGGAGACGGTCGGCGAGAACGGCCCCGAAGACGAAGCCCCGGGCCTCGATCGCCGCGATCGCGTCGATCCGGCGGCCGTCGTAGCGGGCGGCGAACACGTCGTTCGTCTCGCGGAACGCCTCCGGATCGAGCAGGATCGTGCTGATATCCCTGAAGAGTATCCCCGGTTTCGGGAAGTCGGGGATCGATCGCATGGCCGATTTCACCTTTTCATTCACGTCGTCTGTTCTCCTTGTTGCCGGGGCCCTCGGCGGCAGCCGCATCGAGCAGGCAGCGCAGCTTCCTGAGGGCGCGCATCTCGAGCTGCCGCACACGTTCGCGCGAGACGTGGACCACCTTTCCCGTCTCCGCGAGGGTATGCGGCTCCCCGTCCTCGAAGCCGTAGCGGATCTTGAGAATCAGGCGCTCACGGTCCGAGAGTCGCTCGAGGAGCGCCTGGAGATGCTCGTGCTCGATCTGCTGCATGATGATCTTCTCGGGATCGGAATGCGAGATCGGTTCGTAGCGCGATGCGAGCTGTTTGTA is a genomic window containing:
- a CDS encoding adenine phosphoribosyltransferase; this translates as MRLPPRAPATRRTDDVNEKVKSAMRSIPDFPKPGILFRDISTILLDPEAFRETNDVFAARYDGRRIDAIAAIEARGFVFGAVLADRLRTGLVLLRKPGKLPATTVSRSYALEYGEATIEMHADAVSAGDRILLVDDLLATGGSAAAAVELIEGQGGRIVEIAFVVELAELGGRARLGDRPVFSILSD